From Luteolibacter arcticus, one genomic window encodes:
- a CDS encoding pyridoxal phosphate-dependent aminotransferase — protein sequence MPATAIRLAAFTESVIRGTTRLANQHGAINLAQGFPDFDPPEELLGALERAARGPHHQYAVTWGAPRFRDALARKISRFTGLEVDPDRHLVVTCGSTEAMMVAMMTACNPGDKVIVFSPFYENYAADAILSGAEPIYVALHPPDFGFDRDELTKAFEQKPKAIVVCNPSNPTGKVFTRDELLFILQLAEEHDAFVIMDEPYEHIVFAPHEHVYAAALPGAAERVITCNSLSKTYSITGWRLGYVHAAPEVIAQARKVHDFLTVGAAAPLQEAAVAGLELPDSYYAGLLDLYTAKRDVFLGYLKELGLPFTELQGAYYVMLDISSLGFATDTEASDWLIKKIGVAGVAGSSFFREPVNDFIRFHFAKSEGILRAAGEKLLRLRER from the coding sequence ATCAATCTCGCGCAGGGCTTTCCGGATTTCGATCCGCCGGAAGAGCTATTAGGCGCGCTGGAAAGGGCCGCACGCGGGCCGCATCACCAGTATGCGGTGACCTGGGGTGCTCCTCGCTTCCGGGATGCCCTGGCGCGAAAGATCTCGCGCTTCACCGGATTGGAAGTCGATCCCGATCGGCATCTCGTCGTCACCTGTGGCAGCACCGAGGCGATGATGGTCGCCATGATGACCGCCTGCAATCCGGGCGACAAGGTGATCGTCTTCTCGCCCTTCTACGAGAACTACGCGGCCGATGCGATCCTGTCGGGAGCGGAGCCGATTTATGTCGCGCTGCATCCACCGGACTTCGGGTTTGACCGGGACGAACTGACCAAGGCGTTCGAACAAAAGCCGAAGGCGATTGTTGTCTGCAACCCTTCCAATCCGACCGGCAAGGTCTTCACGCGCGACGAGCTGCTATTCATCCTGCAACTCGCGGAGGAGCACGATGCCTTCGTGATCATGGATGAGCCGTATGAGCACATCGTCTTTGCGCCGCATGAGCACGTCTATGCCGCGGCCTTGCCGGGTGCGGCGGAGCGGGTGATCACCTGCAATTCGCTATCGAAGACGTACTCGATCACCGGCTGGCGCTTGGGTTATGTCCATGCCGCGCCGGAGGTGATCGCGCAGGCGCGGAAGGTGCATGACTTCCTCACGGTGGGTGCGGCTGCCCCTTTGCAAGAAGCGGCCGTTGCGGGACTCGAACTGCCGGACAGCTACTACGCTGGCTTGCTCGATCTCTACACTGCGAAGCGCGATGTGTTCCTCGGCTACTTGAAGGAACTCGGCTTACCCTTCACCGAGCTGCAGGGCGCGTACTACGTGATGCTCGACATTTCCTCGCTCGGCTTCGCGACCGACACCGAGGCCTCCGATTGGCTGATCAAGAAAATCGGTGTGGCTGGGGTTGCGGGATCGAGTTTCTTCCGCGAGCCGGTGAACGACTTCATCCGCTTCCACTTCGCCAAGAGCGAGGGGATCTTGCGCGCGGCAGGGGAGAAGTTGCTCCGCTTGCGCGAGCGGTGA
- a CDS encoding S49 family peptidase, which yields MKTTTALSLLAALPLAAAEEKPVVAIYDLEGAISESGRPEASLLGGLGMEATRPLTLFDLTRSLKKAAADPNVKAVVVDTDDAELGLSQLQELHRRLQAVRAAGKDVWLYTDSLGNGTALLGSAANHFTLMPEGDVSLSGLYSESMYFKGLLDKAGVVADVIHIGDFKSFGEEFYRTGPSDFAKQQQEELIGGIFDQLIAGISEGRKVPAEKIRSLVDLGTFTAQQAKEAGLVDELKHRTDFAAAVKAAYEGAKFDREYALPDLDGPEISGMFDIFKLMFESDKSKAGKTDYIAVVPFEGEISNESIAPIRTQILKLLHDDHAKALVLRVDSPGGSALASEVLWEATDEWKASGRPFVVSMGGVAASGGYYISSGADRIFAEEGTITGSIGVVGMKLVLGGAMEKLGITTHATQRGKNAGAQSMFHPFTEEEAKLVRDSMVQVYGTFKKRIEAGRGTRLKGELEGMAGGRVFTGKRALELGLVDELGGLGEAIAFASGKCGVDADAIKLVPEPKSPLEGLFAPPEKPTGDEIVKMGRSISPVAEAVTAALGDAKLAALPKPAREAVSRVLERIESCSDSAIQLIGPEVSIPLK from the coding sequence CCCTGAGTCTCCTCGCCGCGCTGCCGCTCGCCGCGGCCGAAGAAAAACCGGTCGTCGCCATCTACGACCTCGAAGGCGCGATTTCGGAATCCGGCCGCCCGGAAGCCTCGCTCCTTGGCGGGCTGGGCATGGAGGCCACCCGCCCGCTCACCCTTTTCGACCTGACCCGCAGCCTGAAAAAGGCCGCCGCGGATCCCAACGTGAAGGCCGTGGTGGTGGATACCGACGATGCCGAACTCGGGCTTTCGCAGCTCCAGGAACTCCACCGCCGGCTCCAGGCCGTGCGCGCCGCCGGCAAGGACGTCTGGCTCTACACCGACTCGCTCGGCAATGGCACCGCCCTGCTCGGCTCCGCCGCGAACCACTTCACCCTCATGCCCGAGGGCGATGTCTCGCTCAGCGGCCTCTATTCCGAGTCGATGTATTTCAAGGGCCTGCTCGACAAGGCCGGGGTCGTCGCCGACGTGATCCACATCGGTGACTTCAAGAGCTTCGGCGAGGAATTCTACCGCACCGGCCCGAGCGACTTCGCGAAGCAACAGCAGGAAGAATTGATCGGCGGGATCTTCGACCAGCTCATCGCGGGGATCTCCGAAGGCCGCAAGGTGCCGGCGGAAAAGATCCGCTCGCTGGTCGATCTCGGCACCTTCACCGCGCAACAAGCGAAGGAAGCCGGGCTCGTGGACGAGCTAAAGCACCGCACCGACTTCGCCGCCGCGGTCAAGGCCGCCTATGAGGGCGCCAAGTTCGACCGCGAATACGCGCTGCCCGACCTGGATGGACCGGAGATCAGCGGCATGTTCGATATCTTCAAGCTCATGTTCGAGAGCGACAAGTCGAAGGCCGGCAAGACCGACTACATCGCGGTGGTTCCCTTCGAAGGAGAGATTTCCAACGAGTCCATCGCCCCGATCCGCACCCAGATCCTCAAGCTGCTCCATGACGACCACGCGAAGGCGCTGGTGCTGCGCGTCGATTCGCCCGGCGGCTCGGCCCTCGCCAGCGAGGTCCTGTGGGAAGCCACCGACGAGTGGAAGGCCAGCGGCCGGCCCTTTGTCGTCTCGATGGGTGGCGTCGCGGCCAGCGGCGGCTACTATATCTCTAGTGGTGCCGACCGCATCTTCGCGGAAGAAGGCACCATCACCGGGTCGATCGGCGTGGTCGGCATGAAGCTCGTGCTCGGCGGCGCGATGGAGAAGCTCGGCATTACCACCCACGCCACCCAGCGCGGCAAGAACGCCGGCGCGCAGTCGATGTTCCATCCCTTCACCGAAGAAGAGGCCAAGCTTGTCCGTGACTCGATGGTCCAGGTCTATGGCACCTTCAAGAAGCGCATCGAAGCCGGTCGTGGCACCCGCTTGAAGGGCGAGCTCGAAGGCATGGCAGGCGGCCGAGTTTTCACCGGCAAGCGTGCCTTGGAACTCGGCCTCGTCGATGAACTCGGCGGCCTCGGTGAAGCGATCGCCTTTGCCTCCGGCAAATGCGGCGTGGATGCAGATGCGATCAAGCTGGTGCCCGAGCCGAAGAGCCCGCTCGAAGGCCTCTTCGCTCCGCCGGAAAAGCCAACCGGTGATGAGATCGTGAAGATGGGCCGCTCGATCTCGCCGGTTGCGGAAGCCGTCACCGCCGCCCTCGGCGATGCGAAGCTCGCCGCACTTCCGAAGCCGGCCCGCGAAGCCGTCAGCCGCGTGCTCGAGCGTATCGAAAGCTGCTCCGACAGCGCGATCCAGCTCATCGGCCCGGAAGTTTCCATTCCGCTGAAGTAA